AGATCGAGTATAGAGGTGATAATATGCCTAAAATCAGGGATGAAAGGTGATAGCCCTAATCCCTGATGTTGCCTTAACTTGCCAGGGCAATTTCTCTCCACCTAGATGCTGGCAGTGCTAATACCTCGCTTCCCACACGTTCTAGGTCAGTCGCGCGGTCATAGTCTGGTAGGTCTTGCGATGTGCGGGTAATTGCGTTGAGAATTCCATAGGCGCTCAAGTCACCCCCTTGGATTAGGTGATTCAAGACACTACCACTCTCTTTCTGGCTTAATCCCAAGGTCTTTGAGGCTATTTCTACGGCTTTGACGGGATTACCTTCTATCTTTTGCTCTTTCGCCGAGCGCATTCGTTCGACAATAGTGGTGAATTTAGTCAAGTCTACTGCTGCTCTGACAGTATCCCTGATTTTGAGCAGGAAAGCTTCATCATCAGCTTTGAGGGTTTCGTCTGTGAACAACTCGTAGGCTTGTTCTGTCGAAGCTGCGGCTCGACCAATATGATAGCGTTTCTGGCTAAAATCCGGTGCTATCATGCCGTTCTCACACACTAGCCGGAAAAGTAACGGTTCTACCTTGATAGCTCCTAGTCCAATCTCTGAGTTGCTAATCACAAATCCTGCTTGGACTACATTATGTCTTACACAACGTTTAATAGCTTTTATATAAGGTATGTTTGATGTTGTATATGTATTCTACAACGATAAAAGCATTTTATTAATATTAGAAAAGCAAATTCCCATTAAATCTTCAAAACCCTCCGCCAAATATACCATTAAAGTCTAAACTAGTAGATTAAACAGCCTGAGCGTTCAACAGTTAATGGCATTACAGCCAATCCAGAAATAATTAACTTGTAATTGGCAAAAACTTCATCTACCAAGTGACAAACTAATTCTCTC
This genomic stretch from Merismopedia glauca CCAP 1448/3 harbors:
- a CDS encoding DUF932 domain-containing protein, translating into MISNSEIGLGAIKVEPLLFRLVCENGMIAPDFSQKRYHIGRAAASTEQAYELFTDETLKADDEAFLLKIRDTVRAAVDLTKFTTIVERMRSAKEQKIEGNPVKAVEIASKTLGLSQKESGSVLNHLIQGGDLSAYGILNAITRTSQDLPDYDRATDLERVGSEVLALPASRWREIALAS